The DNA window TTAGCCTGTGCAGATTCCAAGGcctgtgcagcctggcaggAATGTCTCTCCATCTGATTCTGTCCTCATTAACAAGTGACCTGGGAACAAAACTCCACTCCAGGCTTTTCCCTGGGGGAATTGAGCAATGCACATTCATCTCAAGGGTGCCATTGTTCTCCTCTTCCAGCTTCCTTGTTGATGGAGATCTCTGGCTGGTGATGGAATACATGGATGGAGGAACTTTGCAGGACGTTGTCAGACAGACACGCATGGCTGAAGGAGAGATGGCAGCTGTCAGTCAGGAGGTGAGGGATCCTGCTTGTGCTTCCCATGGCTGGGACACCATGGTCCTTCCAAAGAGGCTGTGAGAACAGAGTGGCTCCATGCTCAGGCCTTTGTTTCTGTGTCGTTTTTATGAGCTGGAAAGGAAAGAGCCTCTGAAGTGAATGGTCTGCAAATATCACTGCATTTCTACTCTGTTCTTGTCTTCTTTCCTGCTGTTGTGGtgctctttgtcttttttggATCTGATTTACTGTTCTCAGCTTTGCCTTGAACCTTTTGCCTGGAGCTTGTCTGCACTGCACTCCTGGGCTGtcacagcaaagctgctgctggcagaattCTAAACTGTCCTTTCTTGTGTGATATATTCCAGCTATtgattttttccctcatgtttcTTGTTGTCTCTCAGTGTCTGCAGGGCCTGGATTTCCTCCATTCCATCCGGGTGATCCACAGAGATCTGAAGAGCTCCAACATCCTTCTGGGAATGGACGGCTCTGTCAAGCTGGGTGGGTGTTCCTGGCCAGGCACGGCGCTCCCGGGGTGCGGCTGTGGGGCTGCTTCCCAGTGAGGGCCAGAGCCCCACAagtgctgctggtggcactgcccggcccctgctgccagctgagagCGGCTGCCCCGTGCAGAGAgctcaggagaggagcagggtgtCAGGAGTGCCTTTGCTCTGGGTATGGCCCTCCCAGAGGGGCAGGAGTTGCAATCTAAAGCTTCAAAGGAAATCAGTAAAAGCCAAGCATGAAAGCTGAGGGCTTCTTTAAGGGTCCAGTTCCATCTTTCCTTGCCTCCAGCCCTGAGGACTTTTCTAGCTGGATTCAGCACTGCATTCTCAGACTGAGAGTGGGGAATCTTTGTGCTTGGTTTCCTCATTGCAGCTGCCTTTGACAGTGCTTGTTTCTGTCCTCAGCTGATTTTGGCCTCTGcgctcagctcagccctgagcaggACCAGTGCAGCTCCATGGTGGGCACTGCTCACTGGATGGCCCCAGAAGTTGTGACCAGTTCTCCTTACGGCCCCAAGGTGGACATCTGGTCCTTTGGCATTGTGACCATCGAGATGGTGGAAGGAGAACCTCCTTACTTCCAGCAAACGGGGGCCATGGTAAGAGGCAAATTCTCCAGGCTTTGCAGAGGCCTGTGAGCACAGGGTGACCCTGcactgggaggagcagctggaggttTCTGCACATCGAGAAGGGAATTCCCACAGCACCTGAGCCTGAACACAGACAAATATTCTGCAGTCTCCAGCAACAATTTGCTTTGGGATTTAAGTTCTTGCAGCTCTTGTGAGGATGACCCAAATACATGAAGCAAGTGCATCAGCTCTAATGTTGTCTTgtagaaaaccccaaaccaaccccaacACCCACACCCAAACCCAACAAGTTTTCTGAAGGAGTTTCTAAAAGAGGTTTTGTGAGATGAACTCCCCCCTGGCTCTTCTAACTGGGAAACTTGTCTAAAACATGAAGGTGATTGTTTAACATCCCCACAGTCTaacatatttctttcctagtccaAGCTACTTTCTCTGTGTCACCAAGCCTGAGCTTTCAGCCACACAAACCTGCTGTTCCTTGCCTGGCAGTTTCTGGGATGGGGCATCAGGAATGCTTTTGCTTGAGTGTCAGTGGCACTGCAGAGATGCATTTGATGTAAGAATCCTTTGAAATAACAGAGGCAGACCACACTGACTCTTGAAAATGGCCTGTAAACTGGTGTCCATATTTGGAGAAGCAAAATGGGCTATTTCTGATGGAGGTTCCTACTGACAAAGTCAGCCAATGCAATCGGCTCTGAAGGCAGGATCATTTGGATGTTGCAatggctgtggctgcaccaaggtttgggttttttggttggccCAGAAGAatgagctgtgagcagcagcatctctgccaGGGAGGAAAGTGCCcggggagctggggcagagcaaGCGGGCTGGATGTGAGCACTTGTGGGTGTGGAGGAAGCTGTCAGAGcgctgtgtttgcttttcctgcaggctCGCGCTCTGATCCGGCAGAACGGGACCCcgcagctgcaggagcccaggcGCCTGTCGGCTCTGCTGCGGGACTTCCTCGAGTGCAGCCTGGAGCCGGACGAGGAGCGGCGCTActctgcccaggagctgctgcaggtgaatGCCAAGCGGCTGCGGGGGAAACGGCAGCGCCAGGGAGGGCTTTTCTTGTGGGGCCCCCCTCCCATCATCTCCAgtcctgctgcttttcacacGCAAAGCAAGCAGAATCCTCGCCTGCTTTGGCTTGGCAGGCTCCTGTCGAGCTCATCTGGACCTGGTGCCCCGCCACGAGCGGGGACATCTTCAAGCACATCAGGTggctcagagccctgcctgACCTGAGCCTGGATGTTTCCAGGGAGGAGGCACCTCCCACATCTCTGGGCTCCCTCTGTCAGTGTTTCCCCACTCTCCTGCTACAGCAATTCTTCTTTAGATCTAATCTGAGCCTGCTTCCCTCTCTTGACTTTCaaaccattcccctttgtcctgttgCAACAGAGCCTGTGAGGAAGTTGACTCTGGAAAGTAACagttcatttctttcttttttatccctTGGGCAGCACCCATTTTTGTCATCAGCCAAGCCTCTCTCCAGCCTGACCCCTCTGATCACTGCAGCAAAGCAactgagggagcagcagaggaggagatgaAGCACAGGAGGCCAGCTTTTCGTTATAGTAGTTAGGACAAGTAGTTAGTTATGGTAGTTAGCACTGTGAGTTAGTTAGGGTAGTTAGGACAGCCTGTTTGTTATGGCAGTTATttgaataaaatctctgttaAAGCTCAAGTCCCCTGAGGTGTCCCGTCCTTCTCCCGCTGTGACTCAGCTGCCCGGAGCACTGCGAGGGGAGAGCGGGCCCAGCCTCGcccagagctgagccccagcagagcctggcagagcccagagcagcctcggCATCTGCAGAGTCAGCCTGGAAGGAGGCGCTTGGAGCCTTCTGGGCTGCAGCCGGCTCTTGCTTACAAACTGTGTGCGCTGGAAAATGCCTCTGGTTCTGCGGGAGGGCAGAAGGGGCCCGGGGAAGGCCCAAGTGCTCCATGCAAGGGAAAAACCTGCCCTGTGTTTGTGATAAATAACTATGTTGTTGTTGCCCTTTGCTATTATGTGCTGGCttttccaaattattataatcacAACTATTTTGATATAGCACAGTTTGTAATCACTTTTAACTGCTTTTGAGATAGTAGTGTTataaatgactttcaaatttcCAGACTATCAAATGTAATTAATTGATAATATAGTTTAATAAATtggatacaaaataataaaagaatacaatctattaaaagaatacaatttagtaaaaaagAGATACAATTTAGTAGATATATTCagatacatatttatatatatatatatatatatatatatatatgaatataattGGCCAGTGGTTAGAAATGGTTaaggcataagcaaaaccaaccgGGGGACGGGGGTGCTTCTCACCTCACCTCATGTAcagaacaaagcacttcaaggtaaacttatatactgtatgctattacatattcattaatgtttcctgtaagtttcctcctttttctgattttactgaccatttattttctaaactacatcctgtaccttaattttgacGTGTAacatctgctttgtaacactgattcttgatagtttctaataataactttaataacagtaNNNNNNNNNNNNNNNNNNNNNNNNNNNNNNNNNNNNNNNNNNNNNNNNNNNNNNNNNNNNNNNNNNNNNNNNNNNNNNNNNNNNNNNNNNNNNNNNNNNNNNNNNNNNNNNNNNNNNNNNNNNNNNNNNNNNNNNNNNNNNNNNNNNNNNNNNNNNNNNNNNNNNNNNNNNNNNNNNNNNNNNNNNNNNNNNNNNNNNNNTAACCCATGGTCTGTGAGGGAAGCACAAAAccgtgtcccattcccatcctttccacgtTTGGACAAGTACAtgagctgctttgctgtttccttTGTTATCTGTTTTACTACTTTTCCATTGCCATCTATCTGCCAAGAGTAGTTTGAGTTACTTCACTTTTCACAAACTCTGCCTCGATTTTCTGCTAAAAGATAATGTGATCCCATCtcatggtgaaatgttgtgttcctcatGTGGGTGGATTGGTTGGGaggaaggtcaggagctggagctgtctggttggttattatttcaatgaCATCCTGTTATCTAATTATGCTGTTGAAATGATAAACTGATTCTTTGGTACCTGATATGAATTCATCAGGGTTCCCAGGGTCTGGTCCATGGTGTTGCAGATTTGTTCTGGTGATCGTTcgtcttttccccatttttgggtgctccctcctGATATGCGAAATAAAAAGAGctctataactcgcagagtagttataagagtaggtatgaatttattcagcactgagatgcatgggggatatctcctccgaaaAGCACGCACAcctttttgatttggttttctctttttatcttttacagACTAGGTTTACAAGATACACCTAAAACATATTCTTTTTGTAACTCTGCTTGTcctcacttcatattacaattaacTCCATGCCTCTTTCATTCCTCTGGCCACCTTTTTGGAACTTTAAATCTGTTCTTTCCGGCTTAGGGTCTGAAGAATCTCCTTTAtcttgtggtgcctttgtctttgcaccttgtttgtgtattctggCTCCTTATCTTAccttgcagtctgactcttttcttgttcttgtggaTCAGACTGTcagggtatggtttttgtcaaaccccccttttagtcaagcatttctttgtgtttatttcctactttttaatttctgtttcactcagccagggctgcatcaattgccagcttttctctcattaaatcatcacatacttggattcccaactgtcaggaaaattaatccacaaacactagaggtttatgtccaaaaaggagacagaggagtcctttttctttattcgaataaagggagaggccatggggcattccctggggtctctcaaatttttggagggcgcagcctcctttttatcctaattcccggccgcttgtcccttctctctttccccataggctgaggtacttgagaggtacaggcttcccggaacgcctgataccggcggtgatacctttctccccccccccctccatgcataatcccttcttaacttttatggaattcatagtgttctgttagtgcccctttgatcttctactggaatccatcccattgtttctgtcgtctctcactgatagtacatcttatcaactgacccacagcttgtttgtaaagacaaacccatcattcctctcagtTTGAAGGGGGAAAGGATATTTGGAGCTCACTCGAAGTATTCTTGGGGaccctgtttctttttctgggcccggcccgggcagaGCGATGTTTGGATCTTGCAGGACTCCAAAGCTGACCTGAGATGCCCGGTTccggcagggggaggggagcagcaaaaaggggggagccccgggagtcCCGGAGCCTGAAATGGGGGCCTGGAGAGGGGGGACCCCGAGAgccgggagggagggaggggagcctggagaaggggcAGCCCGGAGAAGGGATGAGCCTGCACAGGGGGAAGCCCTGGGACACCAAAGTGGGGACCCCAGGGAAGGGGAACCTCAGGGAGGGATTTTTTCCTATgatgttttgatgttttctgATGTTTTGGAGGTTTTCATGGACACAAGATACCTGatgacttctagagatggacttgggcaggaggaaccctGAATCCTAGGTGGTCACCccttgtttttctccccaaaccaGACTTCTCATTCCAAGCATTAGACGAattgaggaggaggagaaggcagaggaggaagatgctctgggacccccaggcaGGTGAGGTGGAAGTCACTGCCCCTTTCGCCCTCTcttctgctccatctcccagcccaggatggCCCCCGACTGAAGGACAACCCTGCTGCAGATGCCTTCCTGCCAGGGACAGACTGGGCAGagctccttccccttccctgtgGCTTGGAGACAAATCCCatcccctccttttccttccttccttccttccttccttccttccttccttccttccttccttccttccttccttccttccttccttccttccttccttccttccttccttccttccttccttccttccttccttccttccttccttccttccttccttccttccttccttccttccttccttccttccttccttccttccttccttccttccttccttccttccttccttccttccttcctcccttcctccctccctccctccctcctccctccctccctccctccctccctccctccctccctccctccctccctccctccctccctccctccctccctccctccctccttccctcctccctccttcctccttccctccttcctccctccttccctccttccttccctccttccttccctccttccctccccttgttccttcctcttcttgtttctcttccttcttgatccctttctttttcccttttttcttactgtcccttcctctccttcatCCTTCTCtacctccttcttctccttgttcttcccttcttccttcctcactccttcctccccttgtccttcctccccaggcactgagctgcagagggagaccagggaggacaaatccccgcAGCAGAACCTCGTGGACGAGGCCGtttgagcagctccaagggggaggaatccaatggggaggaaaTGCCAAAGGGATCCCCCACagggaggggctccaaacccatcccagggtgctctgaggagaaaAGACCCCCCCTGTGCTTCATCCAGAGATCCAacctggtggtccatgagcagcttcacgccggggagaagccctacaggtgcttggaatgtgggaagagcttcagccacacCTCCCACCTCTTCATCCACCACCAAGTACACACAGGGCAATGGCCCTAccagtgcttggaatgtggcAAGAGCTTCAACTGCACCTCCCATCTCATCCCCCACATGCGGCAGcacacaggggaacggccctacgagtgtggggaatgtgggaagagcttcagcctgagctctgtcctggtCCAGCACCAGAAGCTCCACTctggggaacggccctacaAGTGCTTCAGGTGTGGCAAGAGCTTCTGCCAGAAATCCAGCCTGATCAGCCACCAGAAGAGCCACAGTGAGGAacggccctacgagtgtcctgagtgtgggaaagGATTTCAGACCAGGTCAAATCTCCTGAGGCATCAAAAAACACACACGGAGGAGAGGCCCTTGTGCTGctgactgcaggaagggcttcaaaGACAACTCCCACCTCACCgtccaccagcgcatccacactggggagaggccctacgagtgtccccagtttgggaagagcttctccaccACATCTAACTTGACCCAGCACCAACCAGCAGTAAGGGTGGACTCACTGATTGCACAATTTTGATTTCCTATTGCCCAAGGGTGTCTTCCACAGCCAAATGGTGATGAAGTGGGGCAAAGATCAAGGTTTTGGAGACAGTGGGGTGGAACGCCTCCAAAAAATCTTCTTTCCTCCCACTCAATCACAGGGATTGCTCAGCCAGCAGAAAGAAATCCTTTTGTTTTGGCCTTGATTTGCTTatcatttctttcctttaaaatatctaATTTTGTGGTAGAAATAAAGACATTGAATCAAGACACGGGTGAGAATATTGTGGACATGGAGAGTGACATGGTGACacatggacatggatgtggcCTTTCATgaggacatggggggacacgggcATAGATGGAGATGTGGGGGACAATGCCAGGGATGGAAacatggtggggacacagccatAGGTGAGGACATGGTGGGCCATGGCCAGTGACATGTGGGGACATGGCTGTGGCCGCTGTCATGGGGGGAActtgcaggggctgtggggatgCTGGGTTTGAGGGAGTTGAGGgttcctggcagggacttgggGCTTGctgagggctttggggagcccAGGCCGAGCGGCTGCGGCTGCgctgggagcccctggcagaggttctggggcagctgctcaAGGACCCCCTGGCCTGGAGCTCCAGCCGGGCATTGGGCTCCTGGAAGGGAATGAAGGTCCTTGTGCCCAGGAGGGAaatcccagcacccccagggtaTGGGGGACAGCTGAGAGGCCACAGCAGACAGCACTGTCTTCCTCTGTGGGGCCCAAAGAACCGGCCAGCTCAGAGATtttggctctcccctggagagcttCTCCCTAGGTGAGACACTTTGCTCCCATGAATAGAAAAAGTGTCACTCCCAGAGGCctttgagttgaacatgttaaTTTGTTACACCCCATTGGTTTTCCTCCCTATCAATCCACCCCGATAcatgtatcccagtttcccccgcccctctcctctaTAAATACCCTGGTTTTTCCCCAGTTCAggcagctgctgtcactggctcccttcactGAGGGCCCTGCTATAATAAAGGCTGGTTCTCCATGGAATGCCATACAGCTCTCTAGTCTCTCtctccgtgtcgcctgcacgctgccgctgagctgagatcactcgccgggcagaggacgtgccTGTTCCCCTGGACAGTCCTTTTCAGGACGGCTTCTTCAGGGTAGTCACGGAACCCCTGCCATCGACACTGCTGCGGCGCTCCTCCAGAACTGca is part of the Poecile atricapillus isolate bPoeAtr1 chromosome 26, bPoeAtr1.hap1, whole genome shotgun sequence genome and encodes:
- the LOC131588439 gene encoding LOW QUALITY PROTEIN: uncharacterized protein LOC131588439 (The sequence of the model RefSeq protein was modified relative to this genomic sequence to represent the inferred CDS: inserted 3 bases in 2 codons) — protein: MRLWTVGKSQPKRSEPGPPSSASLPSQLKPSLAAPGWIQHWEHWEGAPARGAAPGAAPRPPRQLQGSASQDEAMLSGLGLQPLLMQDLWGFSSSSMWPWPWNDKSWFGGTQGTKAASAPPLAPSACKEEAKEEEESSELPAVLGDEGEHPAVWEYNGEAPAVCDKDSGHLPVWDEDGGCPLEWDENGQAPMASDEDDGNLPVWDEDRGHPVAWEEEGEHLPAWEVDGEHPAAWKDDGEHAAFWEEDEEPALLWEEDGEPPSAPEEDTEAPCAAGSWAEHSDSSTALQPEGSGEWSLMQLGTSALFLCARAGCWNSVSVGEPAEKYLELEQIGQGAFGTVSKGLDRATGGEVAIKKMSLRGQNRERAVNEVVVLKDKKNPNIVNSLDSFLVDGDLWLVMEYMDGGTLQDVVRQTRMAEGEMAAVSQECLQGLDFLHSIRVIHRDLKSSNILLGMDGSVKLADFGLCAQLSPEQDQCSSMVGTAHWMAPEVVTSSPYGPKVDIWSFGIVTIEMVEGEPPYFQQTGAMARALIRQNGTPQLQEPRRLSALLRDFLECSLEPDEERRYSAQELLQNLVDEAVXSSSKGEESNGEEMPKGSPTGRGSKPIPGCSEEKRPPLCFIQRSNLVVHEQLHAGEKPYRCLECGKSFSHTSHLFIHHQVHTGQWPYQCLECGKSFNCTSHLIPHMRQHTGERPYECGECGKSFSLSSVLVQHQKLHSGERPYKCFRCGKSFCQKSSLISHQKSHSEERPYECPECGKGFQTRSNLLRHQKTHTEERPLCCXDCRKGFKDNSHLTVHQRIHTGERPYECPQFGKSFSTTSNLTQHQPAVRVDSLIAQF